In Deferribacter autotrophicus, the following are encoded in one genomic region:
- a CDS encoding AEC family transporter, which yields MYIAIVSVGLISYVFLKIFKTESKIIGTFIMNSFRGNYAYIGLPVSYFTFGDKGLVIASIYMAFIVPFVNFLSIISLTIFSSTKKNLSKIFKQIIFNPLAIGCIIGIIFSFFKIKIPLSIDRFLNINSSATLPLALLAIGASINFDKLKSSLKLSIINSLFKLIFLPLIGFIIIFIMKIPIDLKSKIIIILLATPSATVNFVLASTMNGDANLSANTIILSTILSFFTYSIYLYLFSFL from the coding sequence ATGTATATTGCTATTGTATCAGTAGGACTCATAAGTTACGTCTTTTTAAAAATTTTTAAAACAGAATCAAAAATAATAGGTACGTTTATAATGAACAGCTTTAGAGGTAATTATGCCTATATAGGACTACCTGTATCCTATTTTACTTTCGGAGATAAAGGGTTAGTAATAGCAAGTATTTACATGGCATTCATTGTCCCATTTGTAAACTTTTTATCAATTATATCTCTCACCATATTTAGCTCAACCAAGAAAAATTTATCAAAAATCTTTAAACAAATAATATTTAACCCTTTAGCAATCGGGTGTATTATTGGAATTATTTTTTCTTTTTTTAAAATTAAAATACCATTATCCATTGACAGATTTTTAAATATTAATTCTTCTGCTACACTTCCACTCGCCCTTTTAGCCATTGGTGCAAGTATCAATTTTGATAAATTAAAATCTTCTTTAAAATTATCTATTATTAACTCTTTGTTTAAATTAATTTTTTTACCATTAATTGGTTTTATCATTATCTTTATTATGAAAATACCTATCGATCTTAAAAGCAAAATTATTATTATCCTTTTAGCTACCCCTTCAGCCACAGTAAATTTTGTCCTCGCCTCCACCATGAATGGAGATGCTAATTTAAGTGCAAATACAATAATATTGTCAACCATACTATCTTTTTTCACTTATTCCATTTATTTATACCTTTTCAGTTTTTTATAA
- a CDS encoding cyclic nucleotide-binding domain-containing protein: MNSNNLIKKFELNDKILELIKKYGEVITIESGNFLFNQGDIADSAYLLLSGELEVLIKDKKGSLKTINKLEPKIFFGEMGLFHFGKRTTAIRAVSTSNLIKINFDTFFKIAYFKHKLVTIIYLLKLNKELNKKVYKLNLDNICSQIKLPKNEFLKVLFYFERKKVVFLLDLISENIIKFRINKHIIDNYLYNTAFEFTD, translated from the coding sequence ATGAATTCTAATAACCTCATTAAAAAATTCGAATTAAATGATAAAATATTAGAACTGATAAAAAAATATGGTGAAGTAATAACTATTGAATCTGGTAATTTTTTGTTTAACCAAGGTGATATTGCTGATTCTGCATATCTATTGTTAAGCGGTGAACTTGAAGTATTAATAAAAGATAAAAAAGGCTCACTCAAAACTATTAACAAACTTGAACCTAAAATCTTCTTTGGAGAAATGGGATTATTTCATTTTGGTAAGAGAACAACTGCAATAAGAGCAGTATCAACTTCTAATTTAATAAAAATAAACTTTGATACATTTTTTAAAATAGCATATTTTAAACACAAATTAGTCACAATCATTTATCTTCTTAAATTGAATAAAGAATTAAACAAAAAAGTTTATAAATTGAATTTAGATAATATTTGCAGTCAAATAAAATTACCAAAAAATGAGTTTTTAAAAGTACTTTTTTATTTTGAGAGAAAAAAGGTAGTTTTTTTACTTGATTTAATAAGTGAAAATATTATAAAGTTTAGAATAAATAAACACATAATTGATAATTATTTGTATAATACTGCTTTTGAGTTCACGGATTAA
- a CDS encoding DUF342 domain-containing protein: MGYIIKARSLEEAFQKAQKYFNRNITDLEYKIISINPEDNDEKYVLDFSVKEEVIGKSGKLYDEIFTDEFEVIISDDEMKAYLFIPKNPRRDIDKNYLLNLLNEHGVKSGIIEAELDRIVYYLKNEKPLESSILVAQGKPPKNGSDGELIIKTKSEDIFESILGAEEIYDKVDYKEAFKKKLLIVDENEEIAMIISPSKGENGYTVTGKIIEASDGKEVEVTISENLERIENKIISKIKGLLSIQQFDKLHFNLDVTKTFVVNGDVDYSTGNIDFPGSVIIKGEIKPDFTVKAEGDVIVKSVSGNIITKGNIKVSEGISGKSFVNRLIINAKGEITANYIQFAHITTESMIAVKKYIRDSIIFTEDFVEVTGNPGMIYGGKISALKGIKAKVLGSPSFAKTVVTSGISSKIVSEISHLIVEKNSINEQITKIRLYLGNAENPLVRDKLKDKIEKLKKVKKELTKKLLQIDVKLRELYEEVKKHKDAKIEVLKEVYPNVKVIIGEATLIVEKKLRNGYFFYNRDKKAIDYMLK; encoded by the coding sequence ATGGGATACATTATAAAAGCTAGATCATTAGAAGAGGCATTTCAAAAAGCTCAAAAATATTTTAACCGCAATATTACGGACTTAGAATACAAAATCATATCTATTAATCCTGAAGATAATGATGAAAAATATGTGTTAGATTTTAGTGTTAAAGAAGAAGTCATCGGAAAATCTGGAAAACTTTACGATGAAATCTTCACTGATGAGTTTGAAGTAATTATCTCTGATGATGAGATGAAAGCTTATCTTTTTATACCCAAAAACCCAAGGAGAGATATTGACAAAAATTACCTTTTAAATCTTTTGAATGAACATGGAGTTAAAAGCGGTATCATAGAAGCAGAATTAGACCGAATTGTTTACTATCTCAAAAATGAAAAACCACTTGAAAGTTCTATTTTAGTTGCACAAGGAAAACCTCCTAAAAATGGTAGTGACGGTGAGTTAATAATTAAAACCAAGTCAGAAGATATTTTTGAATCAATTTTAGGTGCTGAAGAAATATATGACAAAGTTGATTATAAAGAAGCATTTAAGAAAAAACTTTTAATCGTAGATGAAAATGAAGAAATTGCCATGATTATCTCTCCTTCAAAAGGTGAAAACGGTTACACAGTAACAGGTAAAATAATAGAAGCAAGTGATGGAAAAGAAGTTGAAGTAACAATAAGCGAAAATTTAGAAAGAATTGAAAACAAAATTATTTCTAAAATCAAAGGATTACTATCCATACAACAATTTGATAAACTTCACTTCAATCTCGATGTAACAAAAACATTTGTAGTAAACGGAGATGTTGATTATTCTACCGGTAACATAGATTTCCCAGGTTCTGTTATAATCAAAGGTGAAATCAAACCAGATTTCACAGTAAAAGCAGAAGGAGATGTAATTGTTAAGTCCGTTTCAGGCAATATAATTACAAAAGGTAATATCAAAGTTTCTGAAGGAATTTCTGGTAAGAGCTTTGTCAACAGACTAATAATTAATGCAAAAGGGGAAATAACTGCAAACTATATTCAGTTTGCACACATAACCACAGAATCGATGATTGCAGTAAAAAAATACATAAGAGATTCTATTATATTCACTGAAGACTTCGTAGAAGTAACAGGAAATCCTGGAATGATATATGGTGGTAAAATCAGTGCTTTAAAAGGGATAAAAGCTAAAGTATTGGGCTCTCCTTCTTTCGCTAAAACTGTTGTAACTTCAGGAATTTCATCAAAAATAGTAAGTGAAATTTCGCATTTAATTGTAGAAAAAAACTCAATAAACGAACAGATAACTAAAATCAGATTGTACTTAGGTAACGCTGAAAACCCATTGGTCAGAGATAAATTAAAAGATAAAATAGAAAAATTAAAAAAAGTTAAGAAAGAACTAACAAAAAAATTACTTCAAATAGATGTCAAACTAAGAGAACTTTATGAAGAAGTCAAAAAACATAAAGATGCAAAAATCGAAGTTTTAAAAGAGGTTTATCCAAACGTAAAAGTAATTATAGGTGAAGCCACCTTAATTGTAGAAAAAAAATTAAGAAACGGTTATTTCTTTTACAATCGCGATAAAAAAGCAATTGATTATATGTTAAAATAA
- a CDS encoding bifunctional diguanylate cyclase/phosphodiesterase, which yields MDKIYKPYCQVLKEVFLYGDLLKIKRINIFCHDLDEIANFNINEIYKSDSIVESVIDKDILFNNYKRMITGQIDNFSDIVRFQAKDNKIIDLSFYSSVIERKENGVVVLEFIEESEQIYKEIFNGLIKNKFVGVVVYYDDKIEFIDEGFKYITNFNEDDVKGMNFSSLFHDYVVDTIKHFDSLRKSGKFLEKHYNLMPIKTKSGYFKYVAAHDITIRFKGQLAGCMTLVDVTEEKYLKDFYQILNGINKLIFTSKTIEEFFQSVCQYLASLQNIRLAWIGELSGNKIKPIVVAGYDEGYTKYLEISIASEVKGASVPAATAIRSGEISINPNTEKNPNVEIWRDEMLERRFYSSCAIPIMFEDEYKYVLNLYSGEPYYFNKNLMSILKSIQRDITFFLKNIKELEFKEFLYRAIENTHDWVMITDKNGVIEYVNNAVEKISGYKKEEVLGKTPSIFKSGLYGKKFYKKFWDSLLKGEVYKGIVINKRKNGELFQLDHTIIPIVENGEVKKFVSIAKDISKELALEQEILRFKFQDLRTGLLNRQGFIKEVRKEIDKYRNIKPLKAIIVIDIFGFSHLNEIYGASICDNLLIKLGEKLKETFFSNDIIGRTGSDEFAVFLMMNDSNELSIMLKKVYDLLEKPLKIDSGEKIKVNVNIGIKTFEFVNEDITDVLYKAELALNIAKKDGENRFRFYNEELNKEITEYFDNMKMIIKALEEKRFVFYLQPIYDTTTLNVTGFEALVRINHPEKGIILPVKFIDIVEKSALLKDFEKYLFEMIVDYLKKMYSVFNCYYNIAINVSVNSFKTKDILLYAKNIPQELIRFVNIEVTERVFAENTEDIIYVLNELKSLGFTIEIDDFGTGYSSLSYIEKIPTDIIKIDMSFVRKINQCSKTKAVVKTIIELAKGLGLKTIAEGVETAEQYNILKALGCDFVQGYYFAKPLSLDDVLSYIKEKKHIS from the coding sequence ATGGACAAAATCTATAAACCTTATTGTCAGGTTCTAAAAGAAGTTTTTCTTTATGGCGATTTACTAAAAATTAAACGGATAAATATTTTTTGTCATGATTTAGATGAAATAGCCAATTTTAATATTAATGAGATCTATAAATCTGATTCAATAGTGGAATCTGTAATTGATAAGGACATATTATTTAATAATTATAAAAGAATGATAACGGGCCAAATTGATAATTTTAGTGATATTGTTAGATTTCAGGCTAAGGATAATAAAATAATTGATCTTAGTTTTTATTCATCAGTAATTGAGAGAAAAGAGAATGGTGTTGTTGTTTTAGAGTTTATTGAAGAGAGTGAGCAGATTTATAAGGAAATCTTTAATGGATTAATAAAAAATAAGTTTGTTGGTGTTGTTGTTTATTATGATGATAAAATAGAATTTATCGATGAAGGATTTAAATATATTACCAATTTTAACGAAGATGATGTAAAAGGGATGAATTTTTCATCATTATTTCACGACTATGTTGTAGATACTATTAAGCATTTTGATTCATTACGTAAAAGTGGGAAGTTTTTAGAGAAACATTATAATTTAATGCCTATTAAAACTAAATCTGGCTATTTTAAATATGTAGCAGCACATGATATAACCATTAGATTTAAAGGTCAGCTTGCAGGCTGTATGACATTGGTTGATGTTACGGAAGAGAAATACTTAAAAGATTTCTATCAGATTTTAAATGGTATAAATAAATTAATATTTACCTCAAAAACAATTGAAGAATTTTTTCAATCAGTTTGTCAATATTTGGCTTCTTTACAAAATATTAGACTGGCATGGATTGGTGAATTATCTGGAAATAAAATAAAGCCTATTGTTGTAGCTGGTTATGATGAAGGCTATACAAAATATTTAGAGATTTCTATTGCATCAGAGGTGAAAGGGGCATCTGTTCCTGCGGCTACAGCAATCAGAAGTGGGGAAATTTCAATAAACCCTAATACAGAAAAGAATCCAAACGTTGAAATCTGGCGAGATGAGATGTTAGAAAGGAGATTTTATTCATCTTGTGCAATTCCAATAATGTTTGAGGATGAATATAAGTATGTGTTAAATCTCTACTCAGGGGAGCCATACTATTTCAATAAAAATTTGATGTCTATTTTAAAAAGTATTCAAAGGGATATAACGTTTTTCTTAAAAAATATTAAGGAATTGGAATTTAAAGAATTTTTATATAGAGCTATTGAAAATACACATGATTGGGTGATGATAACCGATAAAAATGGAGTTATTGAGTATGTAAATAATGCTGTTGAAAAAATAAGTGGTTATAAAAAAGAAGAAGTATTAGGTAAAACTCCATCAATTTTTAAATCTGGTTTGTATGGTAAGAAATTTTATAAAAAGTTTTGGGATAGTTTGTTGAAAGGAGAGGTTTATAAAGGGATTGTTATAAATAAGAGGAAAAATGGAGAATTGTTTCAGCTTGATCATACAATTATTCCGATTGTTGAAAATGGTGAAGTAAAGAAGTTTGTATCTATTGCAAAAGATATTTCTAAAGAACTTGCTTTGGAACAGGAAATTTTGAGGTTCAAATTTCAAGATTTACGAACAGGTTTGCTAAATAGACAAGGGTTTATTAAAGAGGTAAGAAAAGAGATTGATAAATATAGAAACATAAAACCATTGAAGGCAATAATTGTCATTGATATTTTTGGTTTTTCTCATTTAAATGAAATATATGGCGCTTCTATTTGTGATAACTTATTGATTAAATTAGGTGAAAAATTAAAAGAGACTTTTTTCAGCAATGATATAATAGGAAGGACTGGTAGTGATGAGTTTGCAGTATTTTTGATGATGAATGATTCAAATGAGTTATCAATAATGCTGAAAAAAGTGTATGATTTATTGGAAAAACCTTTAAAGATTGATAGTGGGGAAAAGATAAAAGTAAACGTTAATATTGGTATTAAAACATTTGAATTTGTAAATGAAGATATTACAGATGTTTTATATAAGGCTGAACTTGCCTTAAATATTGCAAAGAAAGATGGAGAAAACAGATTTAGGTTTTACAATGAAGAGCTTAACAAAGAAATTACAGAATATTTTGATAATATGAAAATGATTATAAAAGCCTTGGAAGAAAAGAGGTTTGTTTTTTATTTACAGCCGATTTATGATACCACTACGCTAAATGTAACAGGCTTTGAAGCCCTTGTAAGGATAAATCATCCAGAAAAGGGGATAATTTTACCTGTAAAATTTATTGATATTGTGGAAAAATCAGCTCTTTTAAAAGATTTTGAAAAATATTTGTTTGAGATGATAGTTGATTATCTAAAGAAAATGTACTCTGTTTTTAACTGTTATTATAATATTGCAATTAACGTAAGTGTTAATTCATTTAAAACTAAGGATATATTGTTATATGCAAAAAATATTCCCCAAGAGCTTATAAGATTTGTGAATATTGAAGTAACTGAGAGAGTATTTGCAGAAAATACTGAAGATATAATTTATGTATTGAATGAGCTAAAATCGCTTGGATTTACAATTGAAATTGATGATTTTGGTACTGGTTATTCCTCTTTGAGTTACATAGAGAAAATACCTACCGATATTATAAAAATTGATATGTCTTTTGTAAGAAAAATAAATCAATGCTCAAAGACTAAAGCTGTTGTAAAGACAATTATAGAACTAGCTAAAGGACTTGGTTTGAAAACCATTGCAGAAGGGGTTGAAACTGCTGAGCAGTATAATATTTTAAAAGCGCTAGGATGTGATTTTGTCCAGGGGTATTATTTTGCAAAGCCTTTATCTTTAGATGATGTCTTGAGTTATATTAAAGAAAAAAAGCATATTTCCTAA
- a CDS encoding methyl-accepting chemotaxis protein yields MSLKLKLAMIISVVMIISFSILFIFSAKEARKAAIASQVERARNIIVVAEGVREFMAEKWKAGVYDFDEIKKDVNKFLYAVPVVSSIRIVREKAEELGIKFKVPKISPRNPENAPDEEEIKILNELKKMDKGTGNTPEKVIVDKKSGYIRYFKAVRLTKECEWCHGNPADSIKYWGNDKGLDPTGVKMEGWKAGEVHGAFEIFIPLKPIIAMVNKNLMRDFTVLIIILFIVIGVLYWMNSKMIFSRFDKINAALTQIAGGDFTVKLNVEYDDEVGAVAKAVNKMVDDIKSVLEVVSESVGSLASASAELSSNSEAIAAGAQEQAEQAATTASAVEEVSATVSEVAQNAANVANSANEARESVIKGHALVEETKVMMDQIAHTVQQAAETVKTLGDSSEQIGEIIQVINDIADQTNLLALNAAIEAARAGEHGRGFAVVADEVRKLAEKTVKATKDITEMIQNIQADTGGAVASMAEGVEQVELGKAKAEEAKEALDVIKNNVENVSLEVENIARATDEQAKATEMMAQSVESISKITNENSIAAQEMAKAVDMLSNLANELQIQISKFKI; encoded by the coding sequence GTGAGCCTTAAATTGAAATTAGCTATGATTATCTCTGTTGTTATGATTATTTCTTTTAGTATCTTGTTTATTTTTAGTGCAAAAGAGGCAAGAAAAGCTGCAATAGCATCTCAAGTAGAAAGAGCCAGAAACATTATTGTGGTTGCAGAAGGGGTAAGGGAGTTTATGGCTGAGAAGTGGAAAGCTGGAGTTTATGATTTTGATGAGATAAAAAAAGATGTAAATAAGTTTCTTTATGCAGTTCCAGTGGTGAGTTCTATAAGAATTGTAAGGGAAAAAGCTGAGGAGCTTGGGATAAAATTTAAAGTGCCTAAAATTTCTCCAAGAAATCCTGAAAATGCGCCGGACGAAGAAGAGATAAAAATACTTAATGAATTAAAGAAAATGGATAAAGGAACCGGTAATACTCCTGAAAAAGTGATAGTTGATAAAAAAAGTGGTTATATTAGGTATTTTAAGGCTGTGAGGCTTACTAAAGAGTGTGAATGGTGTCATGGTAATCCTGCTGATAGTATTAAATACTGGGGTAATGATAAGGGGCTTGATCCCACTGGTGTAAAAATGGAAGGGTGGAAAGCAGGAGAGGTGCATGGAGCCTTTGAAATTTTTATTCCTTTAAAACCTATTATTGCAATGGTTAATAAAAATTTGATGCGTGATTTTACAGTTCTTATAATAATTCTTTTTATTGTAATAGGTGTGTTATACTGGATGAATTCTAAAATGATATTCTCTAGATTTGACAAGATAAACGCAGCTCTTACACAGATTGCTGGTGGTGATTTTACTGTAAAATTAAATGTTGAGTATGATGATGAGGTTGGTGCAGTTGCTAAAGCTGTTAATAAAATGGTGGATGATATAAAAAGTGTTTTAGAAGTGGTGTCAGAATCTGTAGGTTCTCTTGCCTCAGCTTCTGCTGAGCTTTCATCCAACTCTGAAGCAATCGCAGCAGGGGCTCAGGAACAGGCTGAGCAGGCAGCTACAACAGCAAGTGCTGTGGAAGAAGTAAGTGCCACTGTATCTGAAGTGGCTCAGAATGCTGCCAATGTGGCAAATAGTGCAAATGAAGCCAGAGAATCTGTTATAAAAGGGCATGCTTTAGTTGAGGAAACAAAGGTAATGATGGATCAAATTGCTCATACAGTTCAACAGGCTGCTGAAACAGTTAAAACTCTTGGGGACTCTAGTGAGCAGATAGGTGAAATTATACAGGTGATTAATGATATTGCAGATCAGACTAATTTACTTGCCCTGAATGCTGCCATTGAAGCTGCAAGGGCCGGTGAGCATGGAAGAGGATTTGCTGTGGTAGCTGATGAAGTGAGAAAACTTGCCGAAAAAACTGTAAAGGCTACAAAAGATATTACGGAAATGATTCAAAATATTCAGGCGGATACTGGTGGTGCTGTGGCCAGTATGGCAGAAGGTGTGGAACAGGTAGAGCTTGGTAAAGCCAAGGCGGAAGAAGCTAAAGAAGCTCTTGATGTTATAAAGAATAATGTTGAAAATGTATCCTTAGAAGTTGAAAATATTGCAAGAGCTACTGATGAGCAGGCAAAAGCCACTGAAATGATGGCACAATCTGTAGAGAGTATATCTAAAATTACCAATGAGAATTCCATTGCTGCCCAGGAGATGGCAAAGGCTGTGGACATGCTTTCAAATCTTGCAAATGAACTTCAAATTCAGATAAGTAAGTTTAAGATATAG
- the panD gene encoding aspartate 1-decarboxylase gives MKRIMFKSKIHRATVTDADLHYEGSITIDKELMDAAGILPYEKVDIYNITNGARFSTYTIEGRPGSGEICLNGAAARMVQPGDMVIIVSYGLYDEEELKDLRPVVIQVDEKNRIIRKEETALV, from the coding sequence ATGAAGAGAATTATGTTTAAGTCAAAAATTCACAGGGCTACTGTGACAGATGCAGATTTACACTATGAAGGTAGTATTACCATCGATAAAGAGTTGATGGATGCTGCAGGTATTTTACCTTATGAGAAGGTAGATATTTACAATATTACAAATGGTGCAAGATTTTCTACTTATACCATTGAAGGAAGACCAGGTAGTGGAGAAATATGTTTGAATGGTGCTGCAGCAAGAATGGTGCAACCAGGAGATATGGTAATAATTGTATCCTATGGTTTATATGATGAGGAAGAGCTAAAAGATTTGAGACCTGTTGTAATACAAGTGGATGAGAAGAACAGGATTATCAGAAAAGAAGAAACAGCTCTTGTTTAA
- the panC gene encoding pantoate--beta-alanine ligase encodes MKVVKTKKEMKKISDDYRKEGKSIGFVPTMGYLHAGHLSLVRAAKKDNDVVVVSIFVNPLQFGPQEDLDRYPRDFERDCSLLEKEGVDILFYPDVQEMYPDRFLTKVSVKEITEILCGASRPGHFDGVCTVVTKLFNIVKPHRAYFGKKDYQQLKVIEKFVEDLDMDVEVIGMPIVRESDGLAMSSRNVYLSDDERKSALSLNKSFDVVKAALDEGVRDVSEIKRRVHEFISSHPYTKIDYIEIVDPETLEKLDVINKPFLLALAVFVGKARLIDNNIFEV; translated from the coding sequence ATGAAAGTTGTTAAAACAAAAAAAGAAATGAAAAAAATCTCTGATGATTACAGAAAAGAAGGTAAAAGTATAGGCTTTGTACCGACAATGGGATATCTGCATGCTGGGCATTTATCCCTTGTGAGAGCTGCCAAGAAAGATAATGATGTGGTAGTAGTCAGTATTTTTGTAAATCCGCTTCAATTTGGTCCGCAAGAAGATTTAGACAGATATCCGAGAGATTTCGAAAGGGACTGTTCTTTATTGGAAAAAGAAGGGGTGGATATATTATTTTATCCTGATGTGCAAGAAATGTATCCTGATAGATTTTTGACAAAGGTCTCTGTTAAAGAAATTACAGAAATTCTTTGTGGTGCAAGTAGGCCAGGGCATTTTGATGGTGTATGCACTGTGGTGACAAAGCTTTTTAATATTGTTAAGCCTCATAGGGCATATTTTGGGAAAAAAGATTATCAGCAGTTAAAGGTGATAGAAAAGTTTGTGGAAGATCTTGATATGGATGTTGAAGTAATTGGAATGCCCATTGTGAGAGAGAGTGATGGGCTTGCTATGAGCTCAAGAAACGTTTATTTGAGTGATGATGAGAGAAAATCAGCTTTAAGTTTAAACAAATCTTTTGATGTGGTTAAAGCTGCCCTTGATGAAGGGGTTAGAGATGTTAGTGAAATAAAGAGAAGAGTGCATGAGTTTATAAGTTCACATCCTTACACGAAGATTGATTATATAGAAATTGTAGATCCTGAAACTTTGGAAAAGTTGGATGTGATAAATAAGCCTTTTCTTTTAGCTTTAGCTGTTTTTGTTGGAAAGGCAAGATTAATAGATAATAATATATTTGAGGTGTGA
- the panB gene encoding 3-methyl-2-oxobutanoate hydroxymethyltransferase — protein MSKYKEIKKITVSHLKKMKQDGEKIACLTAYDYTSAKLVDSIGVDLVLVGDSLGMVINGYENTLRVSLDEIIYHTKAVKRGLKRAFLVADMPFGTYHVSDEETLNNCVRVIKESGAEALKLEGGKEIAPLIKKITQAGINVVGHIGLMPQFVHAMGGYKIQGRDGGEKLLEDAKALEEAGVFSIVLEGVVVDVAKKITESVNVPTIGIGSGKYCDGQILVFHDVFGMFDDFVPKFVKRYADVKRVIVEGGTKYVNDVKNSEFPDDEHSFF, from the coding sequence ATGAGTAAATATAAAGAGATTAAGAAGATTACTGTTAGTCATTTGAAAAAGATGAAGCAAGATGGTGAGAAGATAGCATGTCTCACTGCATATGATTATACTTCCGCTAAGCTTGTGGATTCAATTGGTGTGGATCTTGTTTTAGTGGGTGACTCGTTAGGTATGGTAATTAATGGTTATGAAAATACCCTTAGGGTTAGTCTTGATGAAATTATTTATCACACGAAGGCAGTCAAAAGAGGGTTAAAAAGAGCTTTTTTAGTAGCTGATATGCCTTTTGGGACTTATCATGTGAGTGATGAGGAAACCTTGAATAATTGTGTGAGAGTGATAAAGGAGTCAGGTGCTGAAGCTCTAAAACTTGAAGGTGGTAAGGAAATAGCGCCTTTAATCAAAAAAATAACTCAAGCTGGAATCAATGTGGTTGGACATATTGGATTGATGCCGCAATTTGTTCATGCTATGGGCGGTTATAAAATACAGGGTAGAGATGGCGGTGAAAAATTATTGGAAGATGCGAAGGCTTTGGAAGAAGCAGGTGTTTTTTCTATTGTTTTAGAAGGTGTGGTAGTGGATGTAGCAAAAAAGATAACAGAGTCAGTAAATGTGCCTACCATTGGAATAGGTTCAGGTAAATACTGTGACGGACAGATTCTTGTTTTTCATGATGTTTTCGGAATGTTTGATGATTTTGTTCCTAAATTTGTAAAAAGATATGCGGATGTAAAAAGAGTAATTGTAGAAGGTGGTACAAAGTACGTGAATGATGTAAAAAACTCTGAATTTCCTGATGATGAACATTCTTTTTTCTAA
- a CDS encoding multiheme c-type cytochrome: MKKFVLLVLSFLLILCFSVVASEKKKGVGYVGSEACRSCHEDIYNLFIESGHPYKLRKAELAKKAGLPLPKGYTWDDIAYVIGGKTKKARYIGLDGYIITTDKEGNPIPTQYNLANGTWVNYHAGEIKPYKCGPCHMTNYSPEGHQDGRPGMIGTWSFDGIQCEECHGPASAHVANPEAVKPIIDTSAKACGKCHIRGSADKIPASKGFIRHHEQYNELLAGAHKDLNCIECHDPHAKTKVSIKIKCADCHDKIADDFAKTTHGKSQVDCISCHMPKAAKSAIKEAKYVGDIRSHLFKINTSADYSMFTKDGKFAKGELGLEYSCLIPGCHGGMTKEWAARYAKKIHK, translated from the coding sequence ATGAAAAAGTTTGTTTTATTGGTTTTGTCATTTTTACTTATTTTATGTTTTAGTGTGGTTGCTAGTGAGAAGAAAAAAGGTGTTGGATATGTTGGTTCTGAGGCATGTAGAAGCTGTCATGAGGACATTTATAATCTTTTTATTGAGTCTGGGCACCCATATAAGCTGAGGAAGGCTGAACTTGCTAAGAAAGCTGGTTTACCATTGCCTAAAGGGTACACGTGGGATGATATAGCTTATGTTATTGGGGGTAAAACTAAGAAAGCAAGATATATTGGTCTTGATGGATATATTATTACCACAGACAAAGAAGGTAATCCGATACCAACACAGTATAATTTGGCTAATGGTACATGGGTAAATTATCATGCTGGTGAGATTAAACCATATAAATGTGGTCCATGTCACATGACAAATTACTCTCCTGAAGGGCATCAAGATGGTAGACCTGGTATGATAGGTACTTGGTCATTTGATGGTATTCAGTGTGAGGAATGCCATGGACCTGCATCGGCACATGTGGCAAATCCAGAAGCTGTAAAGCCAATAATTGACACAAGTGCTAAGGCTTGTGGTAAATGCCATATCAGGGGATCTGCTGATAAAATACCTGCAAGTAAGGGTTTTATCAGACATCATGAGCAGTATAACGAGCTTCTTGCAGGAGCCCATAAAGATCTTAATTGTATAGAATGCCATGATCCTCATGCAAAGACTAAGGTCAGTATAAAGATAAAATGTGCGGATTGTCATGATAAGATAGCTGATGATTTTGCAAAAACTACTCATGGTAAGAGTCAAGTTGATTGTATAAGTTGCCATATGCCAAAAGCTGCAAAATCTGCTATAAAAGAAGCTAAGTATGTAGGTGATATAAGGTCTCATTTATTTAAAATTAACACTTCTGCAGATTATTCAATGTTTACAAAAGACGGTAAGTTTGCAAAAGGTGAACTTGGATTAGAGTACTCATGCTTAATTCCAGGTTGTCATGGTGGAATGACTAAAGAATGGGCAGCAAGGTATGCTAAGAAAATTCACAAATAA